One window of the Procambarus clarkii isolate CNS0578487 chromosome 27, FALCON_Pclarkii_2.0, whole genome shotgun sequence genome contains the following:
- the Orc4 gene encoding origin recognition complex subunit 4 isoform X1, which yields MGLKRQRSPVRSDLDTMMAVQKQLRLNLRLWGTTKNAGERIASLYSVERQHLEELMTRTLSLGESNSALVLAARGTGKSSLVKTVLERLEVLGTLSKGMVVNLSGLLQTDDRLALKEITRQLKLENATADKVFGSFAENLAFLLESLRSGSKETSKPVVFILDEFDLFCHHRNQTLLYNLFDVAQSAQAPICVLGLTCRLDVIELLEKRVKSRFSHRQIHLFPADKFDPHYLDTFKQLLELPDSFLFKDFSRKWNSDVTLLVEDQDIIKVLKRLHSTTKDIRALKTLLLLCVCQLSCEQPQLNGQMFLQAQSLVASEAKINMLHGLSVLQLCLIVAMKHLTTIYEGEPFNFEMVFHEYLKFSQRRSSMQSFERPVVFKAFDQLKCLELVRLVDNSRGIQREYQLVQLMMTPTQVTEALAHLPGIPTDVQQWAGSSLA from the exons ATGGGTCTGAAGCGACAAAGATCACCTGTTCGATCAGACCTCGACACCATGATGGCGGTACAAAAGCAATTGCGTCTAAATCTTCGACTCTGGGGAACAACTAAGAATGCTG GTGAGAGAATAGCCTCTTTATATAGTGTTGAGAGACAGCATCTGGAAGAGCTTATGACAAGAACACTTTCTTTAGGAGAAAGTAACTCTGCTCTTGTGCTTGCTGCGAGAGGCACTGGCAAATCTTCT CTAGTGAAAACGGTGTTAGAAAGGCTGGAGGTATTGGGTACACTGAGCAAGGGAATGGTTGTCAATCTCTCTGGACTTCTTCAAACTGATGACAGGCTAGCGCTCAAAGAGATTACACGCCAACTGAAACTAGAGAATGCAACTGCTGATAAAGTGTTTGGCTCCTTTGCCG AAAATTTGGCCTTCCTTCTGGAATCTCTCCGCTCTGGCAGTAAGGAAACGTCCAAACCTGTCGTGTTCATCCTGGATGAATTTGATCTATTTTGCCATCATCGTAATCAAACTCTCCTCTACAATCTCTTTGATGTTGCCCAATCTGCACAG GCTCCTATTTGTGTGCTGGGGCTGACATGTCGTCTTGATGTGATTGAACTATTGGAGAAGAGGGTGAAATCACGCTTCTCCCACCGTCAGATTCACCTCTTTCCAGCTGATAAATTTGACCCACATTATCTCGATACCTTCAAGCAGCTACTGGAGTTACCCGACTCATTTCTCTTCAAG gatttttctaggaagtGGAACTCTGATGTAACATTGTTGGTGGAGGATCAGGACATAATTAAAGTCCTGAAACGGTTACACAGTACAACCAAAGATATTAGAGCTTTGAAAACTCTCTTG ttgctgtgtgtgtgtcagctaAGTTGTGAGCAGCCACAGCTGAATGGccagatgttcctgcaggcccagTCACTGGTTGCTTCCGAGGCCAAGATTAACATGCTACACGGACTTTCTGTACTCCAACTTTGTTTG ATTGTGGCCATGAAGCATTTAACAACAATTTATGAAGGTGAACCATTTAATTTTGAAATGGTGTTTCATGAATATCTAAAATTCAGCCAGCGAAGGTCATCGATGCAAAGTTTTGAACGCCCAGTTGTGTTCAAGGCATTTGATCAGCTGAAG TGTCTGGAGCTGGTGCGACTAGTTGACAACTCCCGAGGAATTCAGCGAGAATACCAGCTTGTGCAACTAATGATGACCCCAACACAGGTAACGGAAGCATTGGCTCACCTGCCAGGCATACCAACAGATGTCCAACAGTGGGCTGGATCTTCTCTGGCTTAG
- the Orc4 gene encoding origin recognition complex subunit 4 isoform X2: MGLKRQRSPVRSDLDTMMAVQKQLRLNLRLWGTTKNAGERIASLYSVERQHLEELMTRTLSLGESNSALVLAARGTGKSSLVKTVLERLEVLGTLSKGMVVNLSGLLQTDDRLALKEITRQLKLENATADKVFGSFAENLAFLLESLRSGSKETSKPVVFILDEFDLFCHHRNQTLLYNLFDVAQSAQAPICVLGLTCRLDVIELLEKRVKSRFSHRQIHLFPADKFDPHYLDTFKQLLELPDSFLFKLLCVCQLSCEQPQLNGQMFLQAQSLVASEAKINMLHGLSVLQLCLIVAMKHLTTIYEGEPFNFEMVFHEYLKFSQRRSSMQSFERPVVFKAFDQLKCLELVRLVDNSRGIQREYQLVQLMMTPTQVTEALAHLPGIPTDVQQWAGSSLA, encoded by the exons ATGGGTCTGAAGCGACAAAGATCACCTGTTCGATCAGACCTCGACACCATGATGGCGGTACAAAAGCAATTGCGTCTAAATCTTCGACTCTGGGGAACAACTAAGAATGCTG GTGAGAGAATAGCCTCTTTATATAGTGTTGAGAGACAGCATCTGGAAGAGCTTATGACAAGAACACTTTCTTTAGGAGAAAGTAACTCTGCTCTTGTGCTTGCTGCGAGAGGCACTGGCAAATCTTCT CTAGTGAAAACGGTGTTAGAAAGGCTGGAGGTATTGGGTACACTGAGCAAGGGAATGGTTGTCAATCTCTCTGGACTTCTTCAAACTGATGACAGGCTAGCGCTCAAAGAGATTACACGCCAACTGAAACTAGAGAATGCAACTGCTGATAAAGTGTTTGGCTCCTTTGCCG AAAATTTGGCCTTCCTTCTGGAATCTCTCCGCTCTGGCAGTAAGGAAACGTCCAAACCTGTCGTGTTCATCCTGGATGAATTTGATCTATTTTGCCATCATCGTAATCAAACTCTCCTCTACAATCTCTTTGATGTTGCCCAATCTGCACAG GCTCCTATTTGTGTGCTGGGGCTGACATGTCGTCTTGATGTGATTGAACTATTGGAGAAGAGGGTGAAATCACGCTTCTCCCACCGTCAGATTCACCTCTTTCCAGCTGATAAATTTGACCCACATTATCTCGATACCTTCAAGCAGCTACTGGAGTTACCCGACTCATTTCTCTTCAAG ttgctgtgtgtgtgtcagctaAGTTGTGAGCAGCCACAGCTGAATGGccagatgttcctgcaggcccagTCACTGGTTGCTTCCGAGGCCAAGATTAACATGCTACACGGACTTTCTGTACTCCAACTTTGTTTG ATTGTGGCCATGAAGCATTTAACAACAATTTATGAAGGTGAACCATTTAATTTTGAAATGGTGTTTCATGAATATCTAAAATTCAGCCAGCGAAGGTCATCGATGCAAAGTTTTGAACGCCCAGTTGTGTTCAAGGCATTTGATCAGCTGAAG TGTCTGGAGCTGGTGCGACTAGTTGACAACTCCCGAGGAATTCAGCGAGAATACCAGCTTGTGCAACTAATGATGACCCCAACACAGGTAACGGAAGCATTGGCTCACCTGCCAGGCATACCAACAGATGTCCAACAGTGGGCTGGATCTTCTCTGGCTTAG